Genomic DNA from bacterium:
TATATATCTCCTTAGATATGGCAGTGAAACGAGCCTGTAAAAATAATACACTCTGTCAACTTGAAGTTTCACGATATTTAATTCACGGCATACTTCACCTCCTCGGTTATAAACATGACAAGCAAATGAAGGCATGTGAAGAATATTACCTTATGACACCAAAAAAGAACATTGAACTCAAAGAACTCAATAAACTCAAGTCAGTGTTATAGACGCAATTTAATATCTGTGAACTGACAACCGATTTATTATAAGATAAACAGTATTATGCAATACCTGTTTGGATTCTTAGGTTTTTCCGTTCTTTTCTTGTTTTCAGCTTTTTTCTCTGGGTCTGAGTCTGCTATATTTCATCTCCCTAAACTGACAATTGAGAAACTTATACAGCGGTCAAGCCGGTTTTCTATACTTAAGAAGCGCGAAAAACTACTTGGTACAATACTTTTTGGTAATACACTTGTAAATTTAGGAATCGCTATTATTTCAGTTCACATATTTTATCAGCTATTCAAAGACTTCGCCCCAAGTGGCTTGGTAATCCTAACGGTAATTATAACTTATCTCATCCTTGTATTTGGTGAAATCACTCCTAAACTTTACGGGTTAAGAAACTCAGAAAAAGTCTCATTAAACTCATTATTTTTGCTTAAATTATTAAGGACTATTTTTTTACCTGTCACTGTCCCAATTGATGGATTAGTTTCACTCATCAGTCACAGAAAGAAATTAGCTCCTATAACAAGAGCTGAACTTATGTCACTTATTGAATCTGATGAGGAACGCTGGTATTTAACTCGTAGTGAAAGGAAAGTAATTATTGGATTATTGGACTTTAAAGATAAGCAAGTAAGCGACATAATGACACCAAAAAAGAACATTGAACTCAAAGAACTCAATAAACTCAAAGAACTCAATAAACTCAAGTTATCTCATTCAAGGATTCCTATTTATCAAGGTAGCCCTAATCATATTATAGGAATCCTGTATCTTAAAGATTTACTTGCTCCAACTAACCTTGGATTAGGTGTAGGGGCAATTCATGAATTGCCCCTACGGCCGCCATATTTTGTTCTACCTACTATGAGTGCAAGGGAGCTATTTTCACAATTTCAGGCAAAGCGAATTCATATTGCTATAGTTGTAGATGAATCTAACAATGCAATAGGACTTGTAACACTTACCGATATCTTAAAAGCTATAGTTGGTGTAAAATGATATTAATAATACTACTTTTGATTGTTTGTGCCTTCTTTACAGCATCAGAAATAGCCTTTGTCTCATGTGATTTAGTTAAACTAAGGCATTGGGCGAGTAAAAACCGAAAGGGTGCTAAATTTGCTCTTAATTCACTCAAGAATATAGACAAATTTCTTGCCGCAATTCTTGTTGGCACAAATTTAACAATAATTGGATTAGGTGTTACTGCGTCAAAAGTTTGGTGTGCAAGATTACCGGAAGCAGTTATTGTTCTATTCGTAGCTCTAATCACATTTATATTTGGTGAGGTGCTACCTAAATCTATAGCTTCAAGATTTAAAGAGCAGTTCACTATCCTTTTTGCAAGACTTTACACTATAATTTATTGGATTTTTTATCCTCTTATATTTGTGACATACCAAACTGCTATTAGTATATTAAGATATTTCAAAGCCCGTACCAGACCTCCTTTTCATAGATTTACGAAAGAGGAACTACAAATAGCAGCAAAGAGCGCCCTTTCTTTAGAAGAACAGAACTTTATCTCTCGTCTACTTCAGTTCAGAGTAGAGACTGTTAAAGATATAATGGTGCCGAGAAATATGATTCAGGCTGCATCTGTAGATTTGTCAATCTCAGAATTACGACAAATAGTTTCAAAGAGTGGATATTCAAGAATTCCTATATATCAAGGAAGTATTGATGAAATTATAGGTGTAATTGAGGCAAAGGAGCTTTTAACCGCAAATTATGTAAGAGATATATTAAAACCGTGCAGATTTATTCTTGAGACAGAGTTAATAGAGCTTTTATTTAGTGAGTTGCGAGTAACTGATAGTTTCTTTGCTATAGTAAGAGATGAACATGGTAAGACTGTAGGTCTTGTGACAATGGAGGATATACTTGAAGAATTATTTGGCGAAATTGAGGATGAATACGATAAAATTGAACCTACACCTATATTTCTTCCCACATAAATAGCTGTTTTTGTTGTGTCTCTTTCCCATAATTTACTCCCTCTGGGAACTGTCGTCCATTAAGTGTTATGAAATTACGAGCCTTTGATACAACTGACCCCATTTTCTTTAAAGCCTCCAATGTTTTAATTTTTCCTTCTTTTCTGGTAGCTATAATTCTTTCAGCAGAAATTCTGCCTATCCCTGGGACTCTTATAAGTTTTTCAAGAGGAGCAAGATTAATTTCAATTGGGAATAGCTCTGGGTGCAATTTTGCCCATGCTAATTTTGGGTCTGTCTCCTTGGGTAAGAACCCATGTTCATCAAACGGTATTTCATTTGGTTTAAATTTATACTTTCTTATTAATGAATCTGCTTGATAAAGTCTAAATTCGCGTAAAGGTGGGCAAGGCTCATTAGATCGTAATGGTGTATCCTCTACTGGAATAAAACCACTATAATAGACTCTCCATAGTTTAAACTCATTGTATAGTTTAGCCGCCATATTAATTATAGACTTATCGCTTTCCTTGGTACCACCTACTACAAACTGGGTAGTGATTCCTGCTTTTAGTGCCTTTTTAGTATGAAGCTCTGAAATTTCACGTAGCTTTGAAAGTAGGCGTGCAAAATTTTTATTAGGTGATAGCTGAGATAGCCAGTTTTGACCCGGTGCTTCAATATTTATTGATATTCTGTCACTATATTTTGCAGTCTTCTCAATTAGTTCCTTACTTGTCTCGGGCAGTATTTTTGTGTGAATATAACCTTGATATTTGTATTTCTTTCTAATGATACGGAGTGTATCAATAAGTTCTTCTTGTGATTCGTCCGGTTTCTTGTGTATAGCTGACGATAGAAAACAACCTTCCACTAATCCCTGTGTGTAATATTCCATAAATAGTTCAGCAAGTTCATTAGGTGCAAATGACACTCTTGGATAATTTCTATCCTTTCGGTTTGCGCAATAATAACAATTACCTTCACACTCGTTTGTTTTTAACACTTTAAACAATCTCACACAGCTTCCACCTTCTCCCATTGCTTGATAGATAAATGTAAATCTACCCGACCGTTTATGGCTGATAAACACCCGAGGGTAGCCACAGACATCAAATTCAGCTACTTGTCCAAGTAATCTGAGTTTATCCTTGAGATTCATTTTTTAACTTCTTTTAGTGAGTCTTCAAATATTTGGAGTGCAAGTTCAATTTCCTGTTTACTTACAATTAAAGGCGGAGCAAATCTAACCACATTTTCACCGCACCCAAGTAACAGTAGCCCCCGTCTAAAGCATTCGTATACAATCTTATCTCTCTCTTCTTTTGCCTTCTCTTTCGTCTCCTTATCTCTTACAATTTCACACGCCACCATAAGCCCTTTGCCACGCACATCTCCAATCATTGGCTGATTCTTAGCTATCTTGTTGAGTTCTGTCAACAAGTATTTACCCATATTTTCTGTATTCTTGATAAGTTCCTGTTCAAGCAATCTAATTGTAACTAAGGCTGCCTCACAAGACAGCGGATTACCACCAAATGTAGATGCATGAGTTCCCGGTGGCCAATCCATCATTGAGCGTCTTGTAACTATAGCCCCAAGTGGCATACCGGATGCAACCCCCTTAGCAATACAAACTACATCAGGTATGACTCCCCAGTGTTCGATAGCAAACATTTTACCGGTCCTGCCCATACCGGATTGTACCTCATCATCCACAAATAGTATTCCATATTTATCAAGCAACGATTTAAGTCTTTGAAAATATCCATCCGGTGGTACCACATATCCACTCTCTCCTTGTATAGGCTCAGCGAATAAGGCTGCTACTTGTGTAGGTGGTGTTGTTGTCTTAAATACAACATCTTCAATGTATTTTACACACGCAAAATCACATTTTGGGTAAGTTAAATTAAAAATGCACCTATAACAGTACGCGTACGGGACATGTGTAATTCCAGGTACAAGTGGCTCAAAGTATTCCCTTTGGATAGCCTTTGATGCAGTAAGTGACATCCCACCATATGTCCTACCATGGAATGACCCATAGAATGAAATTATCAACTTACGCTTTGTAGCCCATCTTACAACTTTTAATGCCGCCTCAATAGACTCAGCACCTGAGTTACAAAAGAAGGTGCGTTTATTAGGGCCTCCCGGTGTTATTTCTGCCAGTTTCTTAGCAAGCTTAACTTGGTTTGGGTAGTAAAAGTCGGTCCCTGACATATGTAATAAGAGCTCAGCTTGCTCTTCAATTGCTCTCACTACCTCCGAATGACAGTGTCCTGTGGTGACCACAGCAATTCCAGATGAGAAGTCAAGTAATTTGTTGCCATCAACATCCCATACCCACATCCCTTTGCCTCGTTCAATAACTGCAGGATATGCTCTTGTACAGGATGATGATATGAACTTTTTATCTTCTTCTACAATCTCCTTTGCTTTAGGGCCTGGAATATTTAACTTTTCCATTTTTATATTTTACCACAAAAAAAACAATTTGTCAATTTTTATTTTGAACTTTCTAAAAACAAAAGCCAAGTACCTTCATACCAAGGACCCTGTACTGCACCCCTATAGTCAAGACAATTTTTCATGATAAATAAGAGAATGCTTCCTCATTCTGTTCTACTCTATCCCCCAATGCCCGCAGAACACCAACAGAATTACCTTCACGCCACTTCAGATCAAACTCCTCCGGACTCATATAACCTAAAGCAGAATGAACATACTTCAAATTATAATCCACCCCTATCCAAGAGCCTATCTTTTGCCTCGCCTCTTCTAAACTTTCAAACTCTTCAAGCCACAAAAGCTCCTCTTTTATGGTCCGCATAACTCTTTCAGTGTCGGCATTACCCTTAGGATTATCATACGAAGTGAAAACCTGCTTTATCCCTAAAGTAGCAATTTGACCTACTTATCTTTAACGCCCTTGACACATCTATTGCTTTGTAGCCCTCTTTTAAGAGTTCGCCTGCCATATCCTTTACCTTCCTATCAACTCTTCCGTTTTTTTTAATATCTCAATCTGTATAGCCTGCTTTCCTATAATTCGCTCAAGCTCTTGAATCCGGTGTTTAAGTTCGTAGACCTCTTTACCGTTACCGCCGTATTGGATGTATTCCTTGGCCCCCTGAAGAAACTGGTCTCTCCACTTATAATAC
This window encodes:
- a CDS encoding putative DNA modification/repair radical SAM protein; protein product: MNLKDKLRLLGQVAEFDVCGYPRVFISHKRSGRFTFIYQAMGEGGSCVRLFKVLKTNECEGNCYYCANRKDRNYPRVSFAPNELAELFMEYYTQGLVEGCFLSSAIHKKPDESQEELIDTLRIIRKKYKYQGYIHTKILPETSKELIEKTAKYSDRISINIEAPGQNWLSQLSPNKNFARLLSKLREISELHTKKALKAGITTQFVVGGTKESDKSIINMAAKLYNEFKLWRVYYSGFIPVEDTPLRSNEPCPPLREFRLYQADSLIRKYKFKPNEIPFDEHGFLPKETDPKLAWAKLHPELFPIEINLAPLEKLIRVPGIGRISAERIIATRKEGKIKTLEALKKMGSVVSKARNFITLNGRQFPEGVNYGKETQQKQLFMWEEI
- a CDS encoding hemolysin family protein, translated to MILIILLLIVCAFFTASEIAFVSCDLVKLRHWASKNRKGAKFALNSLKNIDKFLAAILVGTNLTIIGLGVTASKVWCARLPEAVIVLFVALITFIFGEVLPKSIASRFKEQFTILFARLYTIIYWIFYPLIFVTYQTAISILRYFKARTRPPFHRFTKEELQIAAKSALSLEEQNFISRLLQFRVETVKDIMVPRNMIQAASVDLSISELRQIVSKSGYSRIPIYQGSIDEIIGVIEAKELLTANYVRDILKPCRFILETELIELLFSELRVTDSFFAIVRDEHGKTVGLVTMEDILEELFGEIEDEYDKIEPTPIFLPT
- a CDS encoding acetyl ornithine aminotransferase family protein, yielding MEKLNIPGPKAKEIVEEDKKFISSSCTRAYPAVIERGKGMWVWDVDGNKLLDFSSGIAVVTTGHCHSEVVRAIEEQAELLLHMSGTDFYYPNQVKLAKKLAEITPGGPNKRTFFCNSGAESIEAALKVVRWATKRKLIISFYGSFHGRTYGGMSLTASKAIQREYFEPLVPGITHVPYAYCYRCIFNLTYPKCDFACVKYIEDVVFKTTTPPTQVAALFAEPIQGESGYVVPPDGYFQRLKSLLDKYGILFVDDEVQSGMGRTGKMFAIEHWGVIPDVVCIAKGVASGMPLGAIVTRRSMMDWPPGTHASTFGGNPLSCEAALVTIRLLEQELIKNTENMGKYLLTELNKIAKNQPMIGDVRGKGLMVACEIVRDKETKEKAKEERDKIVYECFRRGLLLLGCGENVVRFAPPLIVSKQEIELALQIFEDSLKEVKK
- a CDS encoding CNNM domain-containing protein, whose protein sequence is MQYLFGFLGFSVLFLFSAFFSGSESAIFHLPKLTIEKLIQRSSRFSILKKREKLLGTILFGNTLVNLGIAIISVHIFYQLFKDFAPSGLVILTVIITYLILVFGEITPKLYGLRNSEKVSLNSLFLLKLLRTIFLPVTVPIDGLVSLISHRKKLAPITRAELMSLIESDEERWYLTRSERKVIIGLLDFKDKQVSDIMTPKKNIELKELNKLKELNKLKLSHSRIPIYQGSPNHIIGILYLKDLLAPTNLGLGVGAIHELPLRPPYFVLPTMSARELFSQFQAKRIHIAIVVDESNNAIGLVTLTDILKAIVGVK
- the ybeY gene encoding rRNA maturation RNase YbeY; the protein is MLEAEDAPTTIEVSVTLVGNSYIRRLNQKYRKVDSPTDVLAFGIEVPGKGFLGDVYISLDMAVKRACKNNTLCQLEVSRYLIHGILHLLGYKHDKQMKACEEYYLMTPKKNIELKELNKLKSVL